In a single window of the Chelonia mydas isolate rCheMyd1 chromosome 8, rCheMyd1.pri.v2, whole genome shotgun sequence genome:
- the GABRA6 gene encoding gamma-aminobutyric acid receptor subunit alpha-6 isoform X2, protein MAWLFSWICIAICIDKALGSQTDEGKLYSENITRILDKLLDGYDNRLRPGFGGAVTEVKTDIYVTSFGPVSDVEMEYTMDVFFRQTWTDERLKFSGPTEILRLNNLMVSKIWTPDTFFRNGKKSIAHNMTTPNKLFRIMQNGTILYTMRLTINADCPMRLVNFPMDGHACPLKFGSYAYPKSEIIYTWKKGPLYSVEVPQESSSLLQYDLIGQTVSSETIKSNTGEYVIMTVYFHLQRKMGYFMIQIYTPCIMTVILSQVSFWINKESVPARTVFGITTVLTMTTLSISARHSLPKVSYATAMDWFIAVCFAFVFSALIEFAAVNYFTNLQTQRAMRKAARAAALTAALAAATVPAEDETVSHSDSNCNLKKRMNSTTSQMDQSPEASIISNSASQSQPISIPPPALGGTSKIDQYSRILFPVAFAGFNLVYWVVYLSKDTMEVSTSV, encoded by the exons ATGGCTTGGCTGTTCTCTTGGATATGCATCGCTATCTG tatagacaaggcGCTGGGGAGCCAGACTGATGAAGGGAAACTGTACTCTGAAAACATCACCCGAATTCTGGATAAGTTGTTGGATGGATATGACAACAGGCTCCGACCTGGATTTGGAG GTGCTGTTACAGAAGTCAAAACGGATATCTATGTGACCAGCTTCGGCCCCGTGTCAGACGTGGAGATG GAATACACAATGGATGTTTTCTTTCGGCAGACATGGACTGATGAGAGGTTGAAGTTTAGTGGGCCAACTGAAATTCTTAGATTGAACAATTTAATGGTCAGTAAGATCTGGACACCAGACACCttttttagaaatggaaaaaagtcGATTGCTCATAATATGACAACTCCTAACAAACTTTTCAGAATTATGCAGAATGGAACTATTCTTTATACGATGAG acTGACCATTAATGCTGATTGTCCCATGCGGCTGGTAAACTTCCCTATGGATGGGCATGCTTGTCCATTGAAGTTTGGGAGCT ATGCCTATCCAAAAAGTGAAATCATTTACACATGGAAAAAAGGACCTCTGTATTCAGTAGAAGTACCACAAGAGTCTTCCAGTCTCCTCCAGTATGATCTTATAGGACAAACAGTGTCTAGTGAAACAATTAAATCTAACACAG GTGAATACGTAATAATGACAGTTTATTTCCACTTGCAAAGGAAGATGGGCTACTTCATGATACAGATTTATACTCCCTGCATTATGACAGTCATTCTTTCTCAGGTGTCTTTCTGGATTAATAAGGAGTCTGTTCCAGCTAGAACAGTTTTTG GGATTACGACAGTTCTAACAATGACCACTTTAAGCATCAGTGCCCGCCACTCTTTGCCCAAGGTGTCTTATGCTACTGCCATGGATTGGTTCATAGCTGTGTGCTTTGCCTTTGTCTTCTCTGCACTTATCGAGTTTGCAGCTGTCAACTACTTTACCAACCTGCAGACTCAGAGAGCAATGAGGAAGGCAGCCCGGGCAGCAGCACTAACAGCAGCACTAGCCGCAGCAACTGTACCGGCAGAGGACGAGACGGTCTCG CATTCTGACTCCAATTGCAACCTGAAGAAGCGAATGAACTCCACAACCTCTCAGATGGACCAGTCTCCTGAAGCCAGCATAATATCCAATAGTGCATCTCAAAGTCAACCGATATCTATTCCCCCACCAGCACTCGGAGGCACTAGTAAAATAGACCAATATTCCAGGATCCTCTTTCCAGTGGCATTTGCAGGATTCAACCTGGTATATTGGGTTGTTTACCTTTCAAAGGACACTATGGAAGTGAGTACTAGCGTTTAA
- the GABRA6 gene encoding gamma-aminobutyric acid receptor subunit alpha-6 isoform X1, with the protein MAWLFSWICIAICIDKALGSQTDEGKLYSENITRILDKLLDGYDNRLRPGFGGAVTEVKTDIYVTSFGPVSDVEMEYTMDVFFRQTWTDERLKFSGPTEILRLNNLMVSKIWTPDTFFRNGKKSIAHNMTTPNKLFRIMQNGTILYTMRLTINADCPMRLVNFPMDGHACPLKFGSYAYPKSEIIYTWKKGPLYSVEVPQESSSLLQYDLIGQTVSSETIKSNTGEYVIMTVYFHLQRKMGYFMIQIYTPCIMTVILSQVSFWINKESVPARTVFGITTVLTMTTLSISARHSLPKVSYATAMDWFIAVCFAFVFSALIEFAAVNYFTNLQTQRAMRKAARAAALTAALAAATVPAEDETVSHSDSNCNLKKRMNSTTSQMDQSPEASIISNSASQSQPISIPPPALGGTSKIDQYSRILFPVAFAGFNLVYWVVYLSKDTMEFFEPTAMHLRNDYQPN; encoded by the exons ATGGCTTGGCTGTTCTCTTGGATATGCATCGCTATCTG tatagacaaggcGCTGGGGAGCCAGACTGATGAAGGGAAACTGTACTCTGAAAACATCACCCGAATTCTGGATAAGTTGTTGGATGGATATGACAACAGGCTCCGACCTGGATTTGGAG GTGCTGTTACAGAAGTCAAAACGGATATCTATGTGACCAGCTTCGGCCCCGTGTCAGACGTGGAGATG GAATACACAATGGATGTTTTCTTTCGGCAGACATGGACTGATGAGAGGTTGAAGTTTAGTGGGCCAACTGAAATTCTTAGATTGAACAATTTAATGGTCAGTAAGATCTGGACACCAGACACCttttttagaaatggaaaaaagtcGATTGCTCATAATATGACAACTCCTAACAAACTTTTCAGAATTATGCAGAATGGAACTATTCTTTATACGATGAG acTGACCATTAATGCTGATTGTCCCATGCGGCTGGTAAACTTCCCTATGGATGGGCATGCTTGTCCATTGAAGTTTGGGAGCT ATGCCTATCCAAAAAGTGAAATCATTTACACATGGAAAAAAGGACCTCTGTATTCAGTAGAAGTACCACAAGAGTCTTCCAGTCTCCTCCAGTATGATCTTATAGGACAAACAGTGTCTAGTGAAACAATTAAATCTAACACAG GTGAATACGTAATAATGACAGTTTATTTCCACTTGCAAAGGAAGATGGGCTACTTCATGATACAGATTTATACTCCCTGCATTATGACAGTCATTCTTTCTCAGGTGTCTTTCTGGATTAATAAGGAGTCTGTTCCAGCTAGAACAGTTTTTG GGATTACGACAGTTCTAACAATGACCACTTTAAGCATCAGTGCCCGCCACTCTTTGCCCAAGGTGTCTTATGCTACTGCCATGGATTGGTTCATAGCTGTGTGCTTTGCCTTTGTCTTCTCTGCACTTATCGAGTTTGCAGCTGTCAACTACTTTACCAACCTGCAGACTCAGAGAGCAATGAGGAAGGCAGCCCGGGCAGCAGCACTAACAGCAGCACTAGCCGCAGCAACTGTACCGGCAGAGGACGAGACGGTCTCG CATTCTGACTCCAATTGCAACCTGAAGAAGCGAATGAACTCCACAACCTCTCAGATGGACCAGTCTCCTGAAGCCAGCATAATATCCAATAGTGCATCTCAAAGTCAACCGATATCTATTCCCCCACCAGCACTCGGAGGCACTAGTAAAATAGACCAATATTCCAGGATCCTCTTTCCAGTGGCATTTGCAGGATTCAACCTGGTATATTGGGTTGTTTACCTTTCAAAGGACACTATGGAA TTTTTTGAACCCACTGCAATGCATCTTCGGAATGACTACCAGCCCAACTGA